From the Priestia koreensis genome, one window contains:
- a CDS encoding glycerol-3-phosphate responsive antiterminator — MVFHDQHILPAVRDMKQFERFLKSQFEYGVLLDSQLGQLKGIMREAKAHGKKLMLHVDLIQGIKHDEHAVDYLCQELKPAGLISTRSSVIVRAKQKGVYAIQRVFLLDTTALEKSYSLLKKVQPDYIELLPGVIPSFIEEVAKETGIPVLAGGLIRAEEEVKRALASGASAVTTSNKELWDVTFN, encoded by the coding sequence ATGGTTTTTCATGATCAGCATATCTTACCTGCTGTACGTGATATGAAGCAGTTTGAACGATTTTTAAAAAGTCAGTTTGAATATGGTGTTCTTTTAGATAGTCAGTTGGGTCAGCTAAAAGGCATTATGAGAGAAGCAAAAGCGCATGGAAAAAAGCTTATGCTTCACGTAGACCTCATTCAAGGAATTAAACACGATGAGCATGCAGTGGATTACTTGTGTCAGGAATTAAAGCCTGCAGGATTAATTTCAACAAGAAGTTCCGTTATTGTTCGGGCTAAGCAAAAAGGTGTCTATGCCATTCAGCGTGTGTTTCTATTGGATACGACTGCATTAGAAAAAAGCTATTCCCTGTTAAAAAAAGTTCAGCCTGATTATATTGAGCTTTTACCTGGAGTAATTCCTTCCTTTATTGAAGAAGTGGCCAAAGAAACGGGAATTCCTGTTCTAGCAGGAGGATTGATTCGTGCAGAAGAAGAAGTGAAAAGGGCTCTTGCCTCAGGTGCGAGTGCTGTGACAACTTCAAACAAAGAATTGTGGGACGTGACATTCAATTAA
- a CDS encoding phospho-sugar mutase — MGWRETYATWQESQRLDAEMRGILEDLKDDEKQLEDCFYKNLEFGTGGMRGEIGVGTNRMNTYTVRKASAGFAQYIKANGEEAMNRGVVIAYDSRHKSPEFAMEAAKTLATNGIKTYVFSELRPTPELSFAVRHLNAFGGIVITASHNPPEYNGYKVYGPDGAQLPPHDADELIQYVYEFKDELGIEVEDESSLKQRGLVTIIDREVDEAYQAELKTILLHPELAQELGDELKIVFTPLHGTANKPVTEALQAIGYQNVTVIAEQAVPDPNFSTVKSPNPEDPAAFQYAIAEGKRTNADILIATDPDADRLGIAVKNEQDEYVLLTGNQTGALLLHYLLKEKKEKQLLPSNGVVLKTIVTSELGGKIAESFGLEVVDTLTGFKFIGEKIKQYERTGEYTFQFGYEESYGYLIGDFARDKDAVQAVLLAVEACGYYKKQGHTLYEALQQIFKEYGYYQEGLESLTLKGKEGAEHINQLLTSFRANPPQQIAGKKVVTLEDYSTGERHHILDDLNEPITLPKSNVLKFYLEDGSWFCLRPSGTEPKVKFYFGVVGTTESESSESLQQIKADLMNRVHESLNQLQKA, encoded by the coding sequence ATGGGCTGGAGAGAGACTTATGCAACGTGGCAAGAAAGTCAGCGCTTAGATGCTGAAATGAGGGGCATTCTAGAAGATCTTAAAGATGATGAGAAACAGTTGGAAGACTGTTTTTATAAAAATTTAGAATTTGGTACAGGCGGCATGCGTGGCGAAATAGGTGTGGGGACAAATCGTATGAATACCTATACGGTTCGTAAAGCATCTGCAGGATTTGCTCAGTACATCAAAGCCAATGGTGAAGAGGCGATGAATCGTGGTGTGGTGATCGCCTATGATTCAAGACATAAGTCACCTGAATTTGCGATGGAAGCAGCAAAAACGCTCGCAACAAACGGGATCAAAACATATGTATTTAGCGAGCTGCGTCCAACGCCTGAGCTATCATTCGCAGTGCGTCACTTGAATGCATTCGGTGGGATTGTGATCACAGCAAGTCACAATCCTCCTGAATACAATGGATATAAAGTTTATGGACCTGATGGAGCACAGCTACCACCTCATGATGCAGATGAGCTTATTCAATACGTATATGAGTTCAAGGATGAACTAGGCATTGAGGTAGAAGATGAATCTTCTTTAAAGCAACGAGGACTCGTTACGATCATTGACCGTGAAGTAGATGAAGCATATCAAGCAGAGCTAAAAACCATTTTGTTGCATCCTGAGCTTGCACAGGAGCTTGGCGATGAGCTGAAAATTGTTTTTACTCCCCTACACGGTACGGCGAATAAACCGGTTACAGAAGCTTTACAAGCGATAGGATATCAGAATGTAACAGTGATTGCAGAGCAAGCTGTTCCAGATCCAAATTTCTCGACTGTAAAATCACCAAATCCTGAAGACCCTGCCGCGTTCCAATATGCGATTGCGGAAGGTAAAAGAACAAATGCAGATATTTTAATTGCAACAGACCCCGATGCAGATCGACTTGGTATTGCAGTGAAAAATGAACAAGACGAGTATGTGTTGTTAACAGGAAACCAAACGGGAGCACTTCTTCTTCATTATCTGTTAAAAGAAAAGAAAGAAAAGCAGCTACTTCCTAGCAACGGCGTCGTATTGAAAACGATTGTAACGTCTGAACTGGGTGGTAAAATTGCTGAATCTTTCGGATTAGAAGTTGTAGATACGTTAACAGGATTTAAGTTCATCGGTGAAAAAATTAAGCAGTACGAGCGAACGGGTGAGTACACGTTCCAATTTGGCTATGAGGAAAGCTACGGCTATTTGATCGGGGATTTCGCTCGTGATAAGGATGCTGTTCAAGCTGTACTCTTAGCAGTAGAGGCGTGTGGATACTACAAAAAACAAGGTCACACCTTGTATGAAGCTCTGCAGCAGATCTTTAAAGAGTATGGTTACTATCAAGAAGGACTAGAATCTTTAACACTAAAAGGGAAAGAAGGAGCAGAGCATATCAATCAACTCCTTACAAGTTTCCGAGCAAACCCTCCACAGCAGATCGCTGGCAAAAAAGTAGTGACGTTAGAGGACTATTCTACAGGTGAGCGCCACCATATTTTAGATGATCTTAACGAGCCGATCACTCTTCCTAAATCAAACGTATTAAAATTTTATTTAGAAGATGGATCTTGGTTCTGCCTCCGCCCGTCTGGTACGGAGCCAAAGGTGAAATTCTATTTTGGGGTGGTTGGTACCACTGAATCAGAGAGTTCAGAAAGCCTACAGCAAATTAAAGCTGATCTAATGAATCGTGTTCATGAATCATTGAACCAGCTTCAAAAAGCATAA
- the glpK gene encoding glycerol kinase GlpK, which produces MEKYILSLDQGTTSSRAILFNKQGEIVHTAQKEFKQYFPKSGWVEHNANEIWGSILSVIASCLSESGTTPEQIAGIGITNQRETTVVWEKETGRPVHNAIVWQSRQTAGICEELKQQGHENTIREKTGLLIDAYFSGTKVKWILDNVEGAREKADNGELLFGTIDTWLIWKLSGGKAHVTDYSNASRTLMFNIYDLKWDDELLDILGVPKSMLPEVKPSSEVYGETTEYHFFGRNIPIAGAAGDQQAALFGQACYEEGMAKNTYGTGCFMLMNTGEKAVKSEHGLLTTIAWGIDGKVEYALEGSIFVAGSAIQWLRDGLRMFKDAKESERYAKRVESTEGVYLVPAFVGLGTPYWDSDVRGAMFGITRGTKKEHFVRATLESLAYQTKDVLAAMEADSGISLKTLRVDGGAVKNNFLVQFQSDLLNVPVERPVVNETTALGAAYLAGLAVGYWKDKEEIAKQWNMEKSFEPDMEEEKREELYSGWKKAVQATMAFK; this is translated from the coding sequence ATGGAAAAATATATTTTATCACTTGACCAAGGTACAACTAGCTCACGTGCGATTTTATTCAACAAGCAAGGAGAAATTGTGCATACAGCTCAAAAAGAGTTCAAGCAATATTTTCCTAAGTCTGGTTGGGTAGAGCACAATGCGAACGAAATATGGGGTTCTATCTTATCTGTTATTGCATCTTGTTTATCTGAATCAGGTACAACTCCTGAACAAATTGCAGGAATTGGGATTACAAATCAACGTGAAACAACGGTAGTATGGGAAAAAGAAACAGGTCGTCCGGTGCATAACGCAATTGTTTGGCAGTCTCGTCAAACAGCAGGAATTTGCGAGGAATTAAAACAGCAGGGACATGAGAATACTATCCGTGAGAAAACAGGTTTGTTAATTGACGCTTATTTTTCAGGAACAAAAGTAAAATGGATCCTTGACAATGTAGAGGGCGCTAGAGAGAAAGCGGATAACGGTGAGCTATTATTTGGAACAATTGATACATGGCTCATTTGGAAGCTTTCAGGTGGAAAAGCGCACGTAACAGATTACTCGAATGCATCACGTACGTTAATGTTCAACATCTATGATTTAAAATGGGATGATGAGCTATTAGACATTTTAGGTGTTCCAAAATCTATGCTTCCAGAAGTGAAACCGTCTTCAGAAGTATATGGTGAAACAACGGAATATCATTTCTTCGGTCGTAATATTCCAATTGCAGGGGCAGCTGGGGATCAGCAAGCGGCGCTATTTGGTCAGGCTTGTTATGAAGAAGGAATGGCTAAAAATACGTACGGAACAGGGTGCTTCATGCTGATGAATACGGGAGAAAAAGCCGTAAAATCTGAGCATGGCCTCTTAACAACGATTGCGTGGGGCATCGATGGGAAAGTTGAATATGCTTTAGAAGGAAGTATCTTCGTTGCGGGTTCAGCTATTCAATGGCTGCGTGATGGCTTAAGAATGTTCAAAGATGCGAAAGAATCTGAGCGCTATGCAAAGCGTGTTGAGTCAACAGAAGGCGTCTATTTAGTACCTGCCTTTGTTGGACTTGGAACACCTTATTGGGATAGTGACGTGCGCGGTGCGATGTTTGGAATTACACGCGGCACGAAAAAGGAACACTTCGTTCGTGCTACGCTTGAATCTCTTGCGTATCAAACAAAAGATGTATTAGCCGCAATGGAAGCGGACTCAGGTATTAGTTTAAAAACACTGCGTGTTGATGGTGGCGCGGTTAAGAATAACTTCCTCGTTCAGTTCCAAAGCGATTTATTAAACGTTCCAGTTGAGCGTCCAGTTGTAAACGAAACAACGGCTCTTGGGGCAGCTTATCTTGCTGGTTTAGCTGTAGGCTACTGGAAAGATAAAGAAGAAATCGCTAAGCAATGGAACATGGAAAAATCATTTGAGCCAGACATGGAAGAAGAAAAACGCGAAGAGCTATATAGCGGATGGAAAAAAGCCGTGCAAGCGACAATGGCATTTAAATAA
- a CDS encoding GAF domain-containing sensor histidine kinase, giving the protein MTNDELKVHELRTLKAIAETLNSANDIHTMLNDVLKEILSLTQLEAGWIYLIDEKGNYSLAADYELPEALCIESKKPMCEGGCWCLDRYNDGRLKRAANIIECKRLEDAVEFEWGDTRDITHHATVPLLAGDERFGLLNVASPHKNRFVEKELALLEGIAYQIGTALKRIALTQKEQESALLAERNRLAKDLHDSVNQLLFSISLTARGTKEMTEDVQVKEMLDYIQGLSKEALSEMRSLIWQLRPQGLEEGVGTALANYGKVLGLTVQVDVKGVLQLSFSTEEALWRIGQEALNNCSKHSETEEITIVITGNSSYVSLEIHDDGKGFQYNEDQPRLTFGLTSMKERAESLNGTFQVTSAANQGTTIYIQIPLKREGM; this is encoded by the coding sequence ATGACGAATGATGAATTGAAGGTGCATGAGCTTCGAACGTTAAAGGCAATTGCGGAAACGTTGAACTCAGCGAATGATATTCATACGATGCTAAATGATGTATTAAAAGAAATCCTTTCTTTAACACAACTTGAAGCAGGGTGGATTTATTTAATTGATGAAAAAGGAAACTATTCACTAGCAGCAGATTACGAGCTTCCTGAAGCATTATGCATCGAGTCTAAAAAGCCCATGTGTGAAGGCGGATGCTGGTGTTTGGATCGCTACAATGATGGTCGTCTGAAACGAGCTGCAAATATTATCGAGTGCAAACGATTAGAAGATGCGGTGGAGTTTGAGTGGGGCGATACGCGAGATATTACTCATCATGCTACAGTTCCACTTTTGGCAGGAGATGAGCGCTTTGGACTACTAAATGTAGCGTCTCCTCATAAAAACCGCTTTGTAGAAAAAGAACTTGCGTTATTAGAAGGAATTGCTTATCAAATCGGAACAGCCTTAAAGCGTATTGCTTTGACTCAAAAGGAGCAGGAATCAGCTTTGTTGGCAGAGCGAAACCGTCTTGCAAAAGATCTTCACGACTCGGTTAATCAGCTTCTTTTCTCCATTTCGCTAACGGCGCGAGGAACAAAAGAAATGACAGAGGACGTACAGGTAAAAGAAATGTTGGACTATATCCAGGGTCTTTCAAAAGAAGCTCTTAGTGAAATGAGATCACTCATTTGGCAACTTCGACCTCAAGGTCTAGAGGAGGGAGTAGGAACCGCTTTAGCCAACTATGGAAAGGTATTAGGATTAACGGTTCAAGTAGATGTAAAAGGTGTTCTACAGCTTTCGTTCTCTACAGAAGAAGCACTGTGGCGTATTGGACAAGAAGCCTTAAATAATTGCAGCAAGCACTCTGAGACAGAAGAAATAACCATTGTGATTACAGGTAACTCATCTTATGTATCACTCGAAATTCACGACGACGGAAAAGGATTTCAATACAACGAGGATCAGCCAAGATTAACCTTTGGACTAACGAGTATGAAGGAGCGTGCTGAGAGCCTAAATGGAACGTTTCAAGTAACATCAGCTGCAAATCAAGGAACAACAATCTACATACAAATTCCATTGAAGAGGGAGGGAATGTAA
- a CDS encoding response regulator encodes MRILIADDHHVVRRGLVFFLRTQSDIEIVGEAKNGYEAVELAQSLKPDLVLMDLVMPEMDGIEATKKLTQVMPDIKILILTSFSDQDYVIPAIRAGASGYQLKDVEPDQLVKAIRAVYNGENQLHPKVMNHVLTHVTNPPVSETNKLLDLTKRETEVLTEIAKGKSNKEIASDLVITEKTVKTHVSNILAKLDVADRTQAALYAVKQGLV; translated from the coding sequence ATGAGAATTTTAATTGCAGATGATCATCATGTCGTCAGAAGAGGACTCGTCTTTTTTCTCCGTACACAATCTGACATTGAGATTGTTGGAGAAGCGAAAAATGGCTATGAAGCCGTGGAGCTAGCACAGTCCTTAAAGCCAGATCTCGTCCTAATGGACTTAGTTATGCCAGAAATGGATGGGATTGAAGCGACGAAAAAGCTGACACAGGTGATGCCTGATATTAAAATTTTAATCCTTACCAGCTTTTCAGATCAAGACTATGTGATCCCTGCTATTCGTGCAGGGGCATCCGGTTATCAATTGAAAGATGTAGAACCTGATCAGCTTGTAAAAGCAATACGTGCTGTCTATAACGGAGAAAATCAGCTTCATCCAAAAGTGATGAATCATGTGCTTACTCATGTTACAAATCCTCCTGTTTCTGAAACGAACAAATTGTTGGATCTAACGAAAAGGGAAACAGAAGTGTTAACAGAAATTGCAAAAGGAAAAAGCAACAAGGAAATTGCGTCTGATCTCGTCATTACGGAGAAAACGGTAAAAACACACGTTTCCAACATTTTAGCTAAACTGGACGTAGCGGATCGCACACAGGCTGCTTTATATGCTGTAAAGCAAGGACTCGTCTAA
- a CDS encoding NADPH-dependent FMN reductase, producing the protein MKFVVINGSPRKHGRTGILARFISRTYGAHLIDLSTHELPLFSGEEEQNELKSVQELRQVVKEADGVILTTPEYHSGMSGALKNAIDFLSSEQFKYKPVALMSVAGGGKGGINSLNSMRIVMRGVYANAIPKQVVFDPHCFVREEDTLIDDAAKLVAEAMEELKMYVR; encoded by the coding sequence ATGAAATTTGTTGTTATTAATGGTAGTCCAAGAAAGCACGGAAGAACGGGAATTTTAGCACGCTTTATTAGTCGCACGTATGGGGCACATTTAATTGATTTGAGCACCCACGAGCTTCCATTATTCTCTGGTGAGGAAGAACAGAACGAGTTAAAAAGCGTTCAAGAGCTTCGTCAGGTCGTAAAAGAAGCGGATGGAGTGATTTTAACGACACCAGAATATCATAGCGGCATGAGCGGAGCATTAAAAAATGCGATCGACTTCCTTAGTAGTGAACAATTCAAGTATAAGCCTGTTGCCTTAATGTCAGTTGCAGGGGGAGGGAAAGGCGGCATTAACTCCTTGAACAGTATGCGTATCGTTATGAGAGGCGTATATGCAAATGCGATTCCAAAACAAGTGGTTTTTGATCCTCACTGCTTCGTTCGTGAAGAGGATACGCTAATTGACGATGCAGCGAAATTAGTGGCAGAAGCAATG
- a CDS encoding MIP/aquaporin family protein, whose amino-acid sequence MSPFWGEVVGTMILIILGGGVCAGTALKKSFAENSGWIVITFGWGLGVAMAAYAVGGISGAHLNPALTIGLAIAGDFAWDQVPMYILGQFLGAFLGACLVYLQYLPHWRATEDPGAKLGVFSTGPAIPNPFANLLSEIIGTFVLVLGIMAIGANKFTEGLNPLVVGFLIVSIGLSLGGTTGYAINPARDLGPRIAHALLPIAGKGGSNWGYALIPVIGPILGGAFAAVFYQAVFKENMTTYFWPVVIIMVVVLGIAFALTKSKETTKALAK is encoded by the coding sequence ATGAGTCCATTTTGGGGAGAAGTCGTAGGAACAATGATTCTAATTATACTAGGTGGAGGGGTTTGTGCAGGTACAGCATTGAAAAAATCCTTCGCTGAAAATTCTGGCTGGATCGTTATTACATTTGGTTGGGGTTTAGGGGTAGCGATGGCCGCTTATGCTGTTGGAGGCATTAGTGGAGCACATTTGAATCCAGCACTAACAATTGGTCTTGCAATTGCTGGAGATTTTGCTTGGGATCAAGTTCCTATGTATATTCTAGGACAGTTTTTAGGGGCATTTTTAGGTGCATGTCTTGTGTATCTTCAATATCTACCTCACTGGAGAGCGACGGAAGATCCAGGAGCTAAGCTAGGCGTGTTCTCTACAGGACCAGCTATTCCAAATCCATTTGCAAACTTATTAAGTGAAATTATTGGTACATTTGTTTTAGTTTTAGGCATCATGGCAATCGGAGCAAATAAATTTACAGAGGGATTAAACCCATTAGTAGTAGGATTTTTAATCGTAAGTATTGGTCTTTCTTTAGGTGGTACAACAGGTTATGCGATCAACCCAGCAAGGGATTTAGGACCACGTATCGCACATGCATTACTACCGATCGCAGGTAAAGGTGGATCCAACTGGGGCTATGCGTTAATCCCAGTCATCGGACCAATCCTGGGCGGAGCATTCGCAGCCGTATTTTATCAAGCCGTATTCAAAGAAAATATGACTACTTATTTCTGGCCAGTTGTTATTATAATGGTAGTAGTTTTAGGGATTGCGTTTGCTCTTACAAAAAGTAAAGAGACAACAAAAGCTCTTGCAAAATAA
- a CDS encoding glycerol-3-phosphate dehydrogenase/oxidase translates to MEFSSRKRVNILDQLAGEQLDVLVIGGGITGSGIALDATTRGLKVGLVEMQDFAAGTSSRSTKLVHGGLRYLKQFEVKMVAEVGKERAIVYENGPHVTTPEWMVLPFYEGGTFGKFSTSIGLRVYDFLAGVKRNERRKMLSVEETLKREPLLKSKGLKGGGYYVEYKTDDARLTIEVAKEAAKRGALLANYAKVEEFIYENGKAVGAVVVDQIQGKSYKVYAKKIVNAAGPWVDTLREKDNSKKGKQLQLTKGIHLVIDQSRFPLKQAIYFDTPDGRMVFAIPRDGKAYVGTTDTVYKADQTHPQMTVADRKYVIDAINFIFPDAKITEADVESSWAGVRPLIHEEGKDPSEISRKDEIWTSDSGLITIAGGKLTGYRKMAEIVVDLVAKRLGEEIGKTFPAAQTKHMSISGGDVGGSKNFPSFVNAKTKEGMQLGLSQSAAEKLVRRYGSNIDTVFGYIRTQGEELTRSQLPIEVFLQIFYGMEEEMVTKPIDFFIRRTGAVYFDIDWARQFKEPVVRYMAQRLGWNEQQTALYTKEVEKHIHDAVVPLDESAQKIS, encoded by the coding sequence ATGGAATTTTCAAGTCGTAAACGAGTTAACATATTAGATCAATTAGCAGGAGAACAGCTTGACGTGTTAGTTATTGGAGGAGGAATCACTGGATCAGGAATTGCTCTTGATGCAACGACACGAGGACTAAAAGTTGGATTAGTGGAAATGCAAGACTTTGCAGCTGGAACATCTAGTCGTTCAACTAAACTTGTTCATGGTGGGCTTCGTTATTTAAAACAGTTTGAAGTGAAAATGGTTGCAGAGGTAGGAAAAGAGCGTGCGATTGTATACGAGAACGGTCCACACGTTACCACTCCAGAGTGGATGGTCCTTCCATTTTACGAAGGCGGAACATTCGGTAAATTTTCTACTTCCATTGGGCTAAGAGTATATGACTTTTTAGCTGGGGTAAAACGTAATGAACGCCGTAAAATGTTAAGCGTAGAAGAAACATTAAAACGTGAACCGTTACTAAAATCAAAAGGTTTAAAAGGTGGCGGGTACTACGTTGAGTACAAAACGGATGATGCTCGTTTAACAATTGAGGTTGCAAAGGAAGCAGCAAAACGCGGTGCGCTATTAGCAAACTACGCAAAAGTTGAAGAGTTTATTTATGAAAATGGCAAGGCTGTTGGAGCCGTTGTAGTCGATCAAATTCAGGGCAAAAGCTACAAAGTATACGCGAAGAAAATTGTAAATGCTGCAGGACCATGGGTAGATACACTACGTGAAAAAGATAATTCAAAAAAAGGAAAACAGCTTCAGTTAACAAAAGGTATTCACCTTGTTATTGATCAAAGCCGTTTCCCGTTAAAACAAGCGATTTATTTTGATACACCAGACGGACGCATGGTGTTTGCGATTCCTCGTGATGGCAAAGCTTACGTAGGAACAACGGATACTGTATACAAAGCAGATCAAACTCATCCACAGATGACAGTAGCAGATCGTAAATACGTGATTGATGCTATTAACTTCATCTTCCCGGATGCGAAAATTACAGAAGCAGATGTAGAATCAAGCTGGGCTGGTGTTCGTCCGTTAATTCATGAAGAAGGAAAAGATCCATCTGAAATCTCTCGTAAGGATGAAATTTGGACATCTGATTCAGGACTTATTACAATCGCTGGTGGTAAGTTAACTGGATACCGTAAAATGGCTGAAATCGTTGTCGATTTAGTAGCGAAACGTTTAGGCGAAGAAATCGGCAAAACGTTCCCTGCTGCTCAAACGAAGCATATGAGCATTTCAGGTGGAGATGTTGGAGGCTCTAAAAACTTCCCTTCATTCGTAAATGCGAAAACAAAAGAAGGTATGCAGCTTGGTTTATCACAAAGTGCGGCTGAAAAGCTTGTAAGACGATATGGTTCAAACATTGATACTGTTTTTGGCTATATCCGCACGCAAGGGGAAGAATTGACTCGCAGTCAGTTGCCAATCGAAGTGTTCCTACAAATTTTCTACGGCATGGAAGAAGAAATGGTAACAAAACCAATTGATTTCTTTATCCGTCGTACAGGTGCTGTATACTTTGATATCGATTGGGCGCGCCAATTTAAAGAGCCTGTCGTTCGCTATATGGCTCAACGATTAGGATGGAATGAACAACAAACGGCTTTATACACGAAGGAAGTTGAAAAACACATTCACGATGCGGTCGTTCCACTTGATGAGTCAGCTCAAAAAATTAGCTAA